The genome window GAAGAGGTCTAACCAAGTGTTGAGCACGTCATTAATATCACACCGCTCATGTTACGTTTTGATATGTGGTGTGCATGGCGCGTGAATTTCATCCCCCGGAAGAGCGTGTGGCTTTACAAAAACCTCAAAACAATGTATATGTAAATTGAAATTCCTCGTCTTGTCATGGTTTCGGCAAGTGGAAGATtccttttcaataaataaaaatttgattacgagctttattaaaatattatctgGGTCATccctcaaaaaaatattaataaggtgctcaaaataaataatttttttttattaaaagtaagcTAATTATgctaaaaaatcaataattatttttaacaccCATTAATTCCAAAATAAGTGTCATATTGAGGAAAAAAATGATTCCATAAGAATGATGTTAATTTTTCaatacaatatttattatttcattaatattcttaacaagtgtcatttttattttttaatatagtgCTAACACCgtctttcatctatttaaaaatactaattttataaaattattattctccttcatctattttttatataaaaaataatttaaaataacacttattttaaaataatgggGGTAAAGATTTGttaaattttctataataattaagaaaacaaaactaGAAACTATTGCATTTAATAAAAGACAAATATGAACCCATATCATTAGgatattgattaagaaactaaaataaaaatattttattaaaaaatttaaaattatattattcatatttttttacacaataaatatatttttaattccttaactaatattctaaaaatacTTATCAATAAGAcccttaataataaaaataaaaatatttattacgtCAACAGCTAAAAACTAGTTATGCAATACTGTATTTATTATtagaacataattaaaaatctaaactAAATGAACCATTTTGAATCTAGTTGGTATTCCATGGTGCCTCCAACTTGGTAAGACTTAAATGCATGCATTCACAgactttttaatattattgattcGTCCGCTGCATACTAATTGTATCTTAAATTTTACTTTGaccttttgaaaattttgactttcttttctctttctctctccaaaCCCCTTTTGACTTGGAAAATCTTCAAACCTATATAAGCACATCCTCCTCACCCTCTTCCCTCACAAAACACAACGCAAAGTCAATATAAACTTAATAATTATTCATATGAGGAGTAGTAGTTCAGCCAAGAAGTTGAAGGGAGTTCGGCGTCGGAAATGGGGAAAGTGGGTGTCGGAGATTCGTGTTCCGGGCACGCAAGGGCGTCTCTGGTTGGGAACCTACGCCACGCAGGAGGCTGCCGCGGTTGCTCACGACGTTGCCGTTTACTGTCTGAGGAGGCCTTCTTCGTTGGACAAACTTAACTTCCCCGAGACCTTGTCTTCGTTCAGCCTTCAGCTCAGGGACATGTCTCCGAGGTCTGTGCAGAAGGTGGCTTCCGATATTGGCATGGACGTTGATGCCAGAAACATTCTTGCTGGTAAAACTTCAACGGTGGTGGCGGAAACTAATTACGAGAGTGATGAGAGGAGTAGAACTGTGTGTGATGTTGATGGAGGTGGTGCTGATGAGCATTCTGATGTGTTTCGGTGGGATGCTGTGGGGAATGAGGATGGAGGGTCTTGGCATGGAAGTGGTGGAGATTGTAAAGAAAGGGATCAGGCCTTGAGCATTTCCATTGAAGATTATCTTGAGCTgtcttaggttttttttttttttaagaatcaaaagacaatattgaaaattttataattggtAGATCCCTCGTTAGGTGTGGGAGGTTTCAATTCACTATAGGGATCTTTTTTTAGTATGTGAATAGTTTAGGGGTTACGACTTACAAATTACGAGTGATTACTATTAGTGTTCGTGTTTAAAGCTCAGACATCAATATGTTTCTTGCTTTGTGCTGCCTTTTTAAAGCaaaggaaaatgaaattaaaaaaaggtaaaagaagaaaaattgtcCCCCCAATATGAACTTGCTCAATTTCACACTTTCACACCGTTTGTATTTCTGCACGTTGTTAATTCCCTTGGTAAACCACTAAAAGTAAAACTTGAGTGCGTTTACCTTTTTTAACCACGTAGAGGCAATGGAGTCTTGACCAAAATGTGCAAACATTCAACTCTAAACTCTTTTTTCTTGTCACTTGTCAATCATTTATTTCTCTTGTGTTTTTAGGTGTCTATACCCCAAAAGTGTCcaagaattttttttgctaATGAAAAGAGTAAACAGAATTGATACGGAAGTTTCTTCCACAAGCCTATGTCAGTCTTAAAGTCTTAGCCACAATTTACAAGAAGCCAGGAAAAGGAATACATGATGATGGCTCCTATTCATGTTCCTGCTGATCTCCTCATCCCTACTTCAGTCACACTCACTTTATTTGTGCCTGCTAATTACTAATTGCTACTTATCTTACTCTCATGGTTCATCCACAAAGACCAAGACAACATGTTCCCCTGCCTTTTGAGTCCATTCCCATCAAAAGTTTGTGTCTTTGCCTGGCTCTCTCTGTCGACCACATTTTGCATTTGTCTCAGACTTTACCTTTTGTTATAGAAATCACTGGGGCCCTTTTAATGTTATGGGGCTTGCTTTTACTGTTTCTTGCATTTTGCATTCCTTTGCCGCAGCGAACAAGAATGATGCATCCATGTCAATTTACCAATTACCAGTAACAGAGACCCTATCattgtcataaaaaaattgcattcttTTGCATCTTCTTGAATGCAACCACAATTGCAGCCGATATGGAGTTCTAGTGGGTCTTTCAAAGATTACAATGTTCACACTTCACATCTTAAGCCTGTGAGCATTTTTATAAcacaagaaatgaatttgatagtttttttaaaaaaaaaaaaattgaaatctaaTGTAATAGTAAAAAACTGAAGGATCATTTTTGGAGTTTACACTAATTCTTTTTAGTTTGCTTATAAATCTACTCAAACCTCTAGATGAGAAAAAAAGATAGAGTGGTCCAATTGACTTTGCATAAgagtcttttttttcttgttacaaCTATGCATAAGTGTCTATTCATACAAATggacagattttattttatatgtaaacGAAAATAACAACCTGAAAGCACATAACATTGACAAACATTGCATTCAAATGACAGAATAAATGTGCTTTATAACCGGCTAGTGTTCTTCTTAGTCAGGCTTCCCATGGCCTTTGCCTTCTCCCTCAGAACAAATTTCTGTGTCTTGCCAGTTGATGTCTTTGGCAGATCAGTAAACACCACAGTTCGAGGAGCCATAAAGCGAGGCAATCGATTCTGACAAAATTGTATTATCTCCTCTGATGTAGCACTGCACCCCTCCTTCAGTTTGACAAATGCACAAGGTGTCTCTCCCCAATAATCATCAGGTCTCCCAACAACAGCTGCCTCAAAAACTGCCGGATGACTAAAAATCACTCCTTCCAACTCAATTGTGCTAATATTTTCTCCCCCAGAGATGATGATGTCCTTCGAGCGATCCTTAAGCTCTATGTATCCATCAGGATGCTTTACTCCCAAATCACCAGTCCAAAACCATCCACCTTTAAATGCCTCTTGTGTTGCTTTCAAGTCCTTCAGATATCCATTCATCACAGTGTTGCCCCTGAACATCACCTCACCCATGGTTTTTGCATCAGCTGGTACACTCTTCATTGTGTGAGGATCTTTCACATCTAGGCCTTCCATTCCAACATGGGCCACTCCTTGACGTGCCTTGAGTTTTGCTTGTGCATCTTGAGGCAGATTGTCCCATTCTGGTTTCCAAGTGCAAATTGATGCCGGACCAAAAGTTTCTGTCAAACCATATGAATGAGTCACATTAAATCCTAGTTCTTCCATCCTGAAAATCACATCCGGAGGAGGTGGTGCACCACCTGTCATCACTTGGACCTTTCCCGGAAGCGGCTTCTGGACTTTAGGTGATGAATTGATTATCATGTTTAACACTGTAGGTGCACCCCCCATGTGAGTAACCTTGTGCTTAAAAATATTGTCAAATATCCCTTCAGCGGTTACACTTCTTTGGCAGACATTAGTGCCACCCTGAGCAGCAATGGCCCAAGGGAGGCACCAACCATTGCAATGAAACATGGGAACACACCATAAATATAACGGCATAGACCTCATCTCGTTAAGAAGAACCGTAGCCAGAGAATTAAGATAGGCACCTCGGTGGCTATAGATCACACCCTTGGGGTTTGATGTAGTTCCAGAAGTGTAGTTGAGTGAGATAGGGTCCCACTCATCCTTTGGCCTCCTAACCACAAATTGAAGGTTCCCTTTAGCTACAAGATCCTCGTATATCAAGGTTCCTTTAGCATGGGGAGGTAATGGATGACCACACTCAGAAATTAAGACCAGATGGGGAATCTTGGTGGTGGTTTTTGACAGGATTTGAAGTGCTCCTTGAGCAATATGAAGAAATTGATAATCAACAAAAAGAAGTTTGGCCTCAGAATGTTTCAGCAACAAAGAAACCATGGTAGAATCGTGACGCGTGTTTAGCGTGCAGAGAACAGCCCCAGACATGGGAACAGCAAAATGTAACTCATACATAGCCGGAACATTGGGGGCCAATACAGCAACCTGCTCAAATTCATGATAATTGTAgctgagagaaagaaagaaattgatgaagagagagaaagaaagaaagaaaatgacttACCACATGACGGAGAGAAAGACCGACACCAAGTTGAGAAATGGAAGAAGCGAGTCTGATGCAGCGTTGGTGGGTCTGAGTCCAGGTGTAGGTAACGTCACCGGAGATAAGAGAAAGTCTGTGGCGGTAAACTAGGGCAGCGCGTTCCAAGAAGCTGATCGGAGTGAGAGGAACGTAATTCGCAGAGCACCGGATACTTCCCTCCATCTCTTTATTGAAATGATGTCGATTCACAGAAAAAGGGTCTGAatcacttctttttctttctcagtTTCCAATGGAACAAGTTGGTACTTACATTTCGGccacaacaagtcatttacacaAATGTCAATGAATTTCTCTGTTGTGAATCACtaaaaactcaaattttttaaattaatgataaataacggcaaaaaataaatatatatataattgttttacaatgttatttatttgtgaaatactctttttaagacaacttatttctaatatttaagtttttgtacTCATAAAAATTGAGGTAAAGGGGATTTAAAAAACACTGTCCTGCATCCGTGATATGATTATATAAAGAGGATAGTCAGATAATtagcataataataaaatagtagcAGTCGTGGAGGGGTCTACAACGTCCAATGGCCTGTCCTTATCTTTGTCTTCGGATCCATTTTCCGTGAAAATAATTATCCAGACACGGCACTTATGTTATgcttgattagaaaaaaaaagtgaaagaaacaataaatagaaaaaggaGATAATTTTATAGGTTATTcagtaaaaatgaaattttttcttttcctcgtttaattgtataaaaactTGAAGGAaaattttttatgtatgtaTATTATTGGCAAgtatatttaattagtttatagtttttttttagctgaatttttctttaactcaTTAATAATCTGTAGCGTTTTCCTAATActaacttttaatttcttatattttatttcttttatatttttaaaatttattttattatctttttttacacaggacttcattattgtttttgtttctttcttccaCTTGTTAacaataagattttattttttaacattttttttgttgagaatATTTTAAGATACAATTAAcagaagattaaaaatatagtacattataataaaaaacatataataatcGAAACTAAacattgtaattaaaataatttatctataaattaaaaattgtaagagtttaaaattatttaaaatattgtatatgaagaattaatttgaaatcaacttcttgtacatatatataatcTCTTAAAAAGTGTTCAAAATTATACAACAACTCAACAATTGTATTTCTTTCTCTTGATATACATTTTAGAATTGATGCATGCCTTCACACAGTGAAATAGTCCTTttgccaacaaaaaaaaaatcatgtagaTAAGTGATAGCCGATATAAACCTTATCATAGGTTTGACAAACTCATTTATTCCCTTTAAGCTAATGTTCCACAGTCATCCCCTtccaatatttttcaaatttatactaaaaatttaGAATTCTTCATGTTCTCACATGTACtaggaaatttaaatttagcaACAGAACGATTTATACttaattttagaagaaaaaaaatacatcactAAAGTTTAGTGTCCTCAGAATTTTGTGATAAAAGTAGTTTTTCGTCACTAAATTTGATCACCAACTCATTGATTTTTAGTACTATGCATTATTCTGCAAGTGTCACACACAGACTATGTGATGTattcgagaaaaaaaaaaaaaaaaaaaaaaacccaacttGATTGCTTGACTGATTGCACCATTGATAGATAAATTTTTAGGCATTCATTAATTTCGGCCtatttggtttgtgctaaattGTTGAGATTTGGTAGAGTTTTGCCTCATTGGGCTTAATTGTTAATCACCATTAATTTTCGAGCTTTTACTTTGACCTTATTGTCTTTTGTAAAGCATGTATGAAACTATAGGAGTCTAATTTGGGTGTCCCTAAAAAGCTAAGATAGAAATCTACATTTTCATGTCTCGCGAGCATTGGCCATGCCAATTTCGACGAATTTAGGACGAAATGTGGCCACGAAGTTCCAAACGTTATGTTATGACCCATGCATCCTCACTAATTTGGGCATAACTCTCTCACTCTCAGCTTAAGTCCAATTAAGGCTTATGATACTTTTTTCAGAAAGATCATTGGTATGGCCTTAATTTGGGCCAAGAATAGTTTATGAATCATGAAAAATTGTTCAGTTATATATTGCAGGGGGGGACATATCAGCTGGTTTAGACTCTTATTTCACATATTTCTGCCATTTtagaaactcattttttatgGACCCTGTTaacacttattatttatttttatatcctttttattttattttatacgacatgtcatgtttatatttctctttttctctccatATCTATATCATAGGGTTaccgttgatttttttttcccccTAAAAGcattaaaatttgaaactaaATGCGCTTTAATTATAAGCTGCTAATGTTTTTCTTAAAGAAACTCCCCATGGCCTTTGCCTTCTCCCTCAGAAGAAATTTCTGTGTCTTGCCAGTTGAAGTCTTTGGCAGATCAGCAAAAAGCACAGTCCGAGGAGCCATAAAGGGAGGCAAACGATTCTGACAAAATAGGATTATCTCATCTGCTGTAGCACTGCACCCCTCCTTGAGCTTCACAAAGGCACAAGGTGTCTCTCCCCAATAATCATCAGGTCTCCCAACAACAGAAGCTTCAAAAACTGCTGGGTGACTAAAAATCACTGCTTCCAGTTCAATGGAGCTAACGCTTTCTCCCCCACAGATTATCGTGTC of Glycine soja cultivar W05 chromosome 1, ASM419377v2, whole genome shotgun sequence contains these proteins:
- the LOC114367095 gene encoding ethylene-responsive transcription factor ERF020-like codes for the protein MRSSSSAKKLKGVRRRKWGKWVSEIRVPGTQGRLWLGTYATQEAAAVAHDVAVYCLRRPSSLDKLNFPETLSSFSLQLRDMSPRSVQKVASDIGMDVDARNILAGKTSTVVAETNYESDERSRTVCDVDGGGADEHSDVFRWDAVGNEDGGSWHGSGGDCKERDQALSISIEDYLELS
- the LOC114367005 gene encoding probable acyl-activating enzyme 1, peroxisomal, whose amino-acid sequence is MEGSIRCSANYVPLTPISFLERAALVYRHRLSLISGDVTYTWTQTHQRCIRLASSISQLGVGLSLRHVVAVLAPNVPAMYELHFAVPMSGAVLCTLNTRHDSTMVSLLLKHSEAKLLFVDYQFLHIAQGALQILSKTTTKIPHLVLISECGHPLPPHAKGTLIYEDLVAKGNLQFVVRRPKDEWDPISLNYTSGTTSNPKGVIYSHRGAYLNSLATVLLNEMRSMPLYLWCVPMFHCNGWCLPWAIAAQGGTNVCQRSVTAEGIFDNIFKHKVTHMGGAPTVLNMIINSSPKVQKPLPGKVQVMTGGAPPPPDVIFRMEELGFNVTHSYGLTETFGPASICTWKPEWDNLPQDAQAKLKARQGVAHVGMEGLDVKDPHTMKSVPADAKTMGEVMFRGNTVMNGYLKDLKATQEAFKGGWFWTGDLGVKHPDGYIELKDRSKDIIISGGENISTIELEGVIFSHPAVFEAAVVGRPDDYWGETPCAFVKLKEGCSATSEEIIQFCQNRLPRFMAPRTVVFTDLPKTSTGKTQKFVLREKAKAMGSLTKKNTSRL